The sequence GCAGGAAAAATTACATGAAAATTAAATACATAAAAATGGCCCTCCTATGAATTTTGTTTTAAATCTAATTTTCTAATCTCAGTTATCATTGGGCAAACTATTGCAATGCCAATAATTAAAATACCTGATAGTAAAAACCAATGATTTACACCGATTCTATCAGCAATGAATCCAGAAAGAATTAACCCAATTGGCATAGCAAGTGACATGATACTTCCGGTCAAAGAAAATACACGTCCTAAATATTCAGGCTTAATTTTCTCCTGAAAAAGAGCTGTTTGCACACCGCTATAGAATGGCACCGAAAGCCCCATTATTGCACAGCAGACTACAAATATGAAAAATCCACTTTGAGGAAGTAATCCTGAAATGGTTAAGCTTATCCCCATCATAAAAATTGATGCCGTTATTAATAAGATTCGCTTTTGGTAATTCCCAAATAACCCTAATAATAGACCCCCTATCAACATACCAGAGGCATAAGCAATCTCCGTAATAGAAATATGCATCGGTGTACCATTAAAATATTCCATAGTGATTAAAGGATATAATGCATTTATGGGCATATAAACAAACATATATAATGTTCCAACGAGTAATAAAGCAAATAATCCTTTATTTTGCCGTAGTACAGCCATTCCTTCTTTCATTTCTCTTATGAAATTTGGTTTCAAGCTTTGCACTTGATCGCCTAGCTTAGGAATACGTACAATTGCTACCGTAATAGACGCAATCATAGCACCCAATACATCGATGGCAATAATAGCATTTAATTCCCAAACAGAATATAACAATGCTGCAACCGCCGGACTAACAATATAGCTTATAGACTGCAAAGACTGACTATAGCCTGCACATTTCGTAAGCTGTTCTTCTGGTACTAAAAGTGGCGTAACCGCATTGAGAGCCGGGGTATGAAAAGCTGTTCCAATGCTACGGATAAACAATACGACCATAACCATCCAGATAGGTAACTCCATATACAATGCAACAATAGCTAGCACGGCCCCAGCTGCTGCGATAATTAAATCAGCACCAATCATTATCTTCTTCCTATCATGACGATCCACTAATACACCAATGGCTGGTCCAAAGACCGCATAGGGTAAAAAACCTACAAGTGAAGCCATAGACAAGACCATCGCAGATCCTGTTTTTTCTGTAAGGTAAAAAATAATCGCCATTTGCAGGATGGCACTAGTGATTAATGATACTGCCTGCCCTGCCCATATTGTATAAAACTTAAGTTTCCAATTGTTGTATTTTTCCATTTATATTATCTCCTGCATATTATTTTGCTTGAATTTCTATTTTGAATAGCATTCTAGGCAATAAAAAATGCAGGCCTAAATCCACAATGTGGCTTTTGGTCTGCATACATACAATATGGAAACATTCATAATAAAGACATAGTTAAATAAAGGTATAGTTAAATGACCTATATCCTCACCGTAACTAATGAATGCTCAATATCGTATAAATAAGCACAACAAAAAAGCCTATCATCGGGGATAGATTCTGCTTTTTTTATTGCCAGCTTATCTTAAACGCATTGAGGCTGTCATAGTTTCGGTTCCTCCTAAATTCTTATTTGTATCAGCGTATATTTTAACACAACAAGTCGTTTTAAGCAACTTTAAAATTAAAAAAATCCAATATTAACCGCCAAAGGGTGCTAGCCCCTAATTGGCGGTTAATATTCTATATCTCTTCGTCAATCTCAATCCCAGACTTGAATTCAACGGTGAGCTTATCTTCATATATCGTTACTTTCTCAATAAGTCGCCTTACTAACTGTTCATCATATTCCTCCAAGCGACTGACATATCGCCTAACAATAGACCTACACCCATGGTTATTGCAATGTACCTGCATTAAAAATTTACATCCATCCTATCTCCACAACCCTAAGCATTTATCTATTCTGTCAACTCAACCCTAATTTTAGGCTAAAATTTTACATAAAAAGATACCCTCGATATGTTTCCATAGACACACATCGAAGGTTAAAGTCGAGTTGATGGATTTACTTTTATTTTTTGAAACCTAGCATTTACAAGATTTTCCTGTCTTTACTTTCTTGTTATCAACACCACACACTCCACATGGCTTGAGAGGACAGGATGAATGTCATTTGAACCTGTCCGTTCTCGGAAACATATCCACTGCGTTTTTGGTGCTATCGGTAGACGGGAACATATCCACTATATTCGCATTAAAAGAATAATGTATAGATAGAGACCTACAACATTCCCCAAAATAAGTTGATTTGAGCGGTGAGGAAATAGAGAATCAATCCTATAGTCACCACCTTGATTATTTGTTTTGGAGACTGATATAAAACAAAAATTGTGGCTATCCAAAGTAACAATTCCAAATTATTTCTAATATCAAAATACCAAAACCCAAATACAAAAGCCTGTCTTGAAATAAACATAAAAATTATAGATGAAAGAGAAATAGCAATTATACCTTTCCCTTTTGCATACCAACACATAAAAGCCATAAATGGTGAAATACAAGTCATTATAATCCAAATTATCATATATGATCTAGGAAAAAAGCCAGCTACCAAAACTGTGTATAAATAATAGCTACCTACCATACCCACAAAAAACAAAAATACATTTATGGCAGACCTGACAGGTGATTTGCTATATACAGATATTAACACCGCAAGGAAAATCCAAACCCCCATACGAGAAAAGAAGTTTCTTAAATCTAACACTTCTAGAAAATAGGGTAATGAATTACTTAGGGTTGTTTCAAGCATCTTGGAAACTAGGCCTAAAATAACCCCCGCGATAAACATTAAAGTTGAATATAAAAATTTTCTTGATAGCGATATACTAATTGGTCTTCGAATTTCATTTAAGAAATCTTTCATTTGTTCTCTCCTGAAAAAATCTTTATTCATATTTTTCAATTAAACCACGGCATAAGATGTAAATACTTCGCTTTACAAATAAGAATTTATGCCTAGTCTGAATAATAATTGTGCCCAATTACACCACCTAAATAGGTTAGGTATATTTAGCACTTGCGCCTTTTCATATCCTCTTCATAGGCAGCCAAAATTCTCTGATATTCTTTTGGGTCATCATTCTCACAGTCCAGTTTTATCACCCGATCGGCAATAGGTTCTAAAGAATCTGGATTGTACCAAGGCTCCTTAATTGTAAGATATGTGATTTTTTTGGTTTTTTGACGTTTAGCCATTTCTTTTAACATCTGAATTTCTTTTTCATTTTTTGTTACACTTTGAATCGGCCATATAATCATAAAGTCAAACGCATAATCATCGTATTTTTCACTATTGCTTTTAGTGGTTAAATTATCAAAGAAAATTGTTAGATTTGATAATTTCATTCCTTGTCCATATTTCTTCGGTACGTTAACCTTATAGAGTTCCGCCCAACGGAAGAAGTTCTCCATTCCATCTTTTGATGTATGAATTAGATTAATCAGCCCTTTCAAATTCCCTTGGGCATTTAAGGCTTTAAGAAGAGCCTGATGCTTTTCCTTGTCAGCAATACCTCGTAGCAATAATGTTTTTTCTGTTTCATTATTCATGAAATCTATAATCTGATCATATGCATTTTTTACGTCGGACATATTTTATCCACCCCTTCACTAATAAAAAATCACTATTGGTTTTTTGAATATACCCAAAATAAAATACTATCTGTTAATCTCAAACAAAACAGCGCGTCTTCAACTGTTGGCAATTCAATAGTNTGAGAGGACAGGATGAATGTCATTTGAACCTGTCCGTTCTCGGAAACATATCCACTGCGTTTTTGGTGCTATCGGTAGACGGGAACATATCCACTATATTCGCATTAAAAGAATAATGTATAGATAGAGACCTACAACATTCCCCAAAATAAGTTGATTTGAGCGGTGAGGAAATAGAGAATCAATCCTATAGTCACCACCTTGATTATTTGTTTTGGAGACTGATATAAAACAAAAATTGTGGCTATCCAAAGTAACAATTCCAAATTATTTCTAATATCAAAATACCAAAACCCAAATACAAAAGCCTGTCTTGAAATAAACATAAAAATTATAGATGAAAGAGAAATAGCAATTATACCTTTCCCTTTTGCATACCAACACATAAAAGCCATAAATGGTGAAATACAAGTCATTATAATCCAAATTATCATATATGATCTAGGAAAAAAGCCAGCTACCAAAACTGTGTATAAATAATAGCTACCTACCATACCCACAAAAAACAAAAATACATTTATGGCAGACCTGACAGGTGATTTGCTATATACAGATATTAACACCGCAAGGAAAATCCAAACCCCCATACGAGAAAAGAAGTTTCTTAAATCTAACACTTCTAGAAAATAGGGTAATGAATTACTTAGGGTTGTTTCAAGCATCTTGGAAACTAGGCCTAAAATAACCCCCGCGATAAACATTAAAGTTGAATATAAAAATTTTCTTGATAGCGATATACTAATTGGTCTTCGAATTTCATTTAAGAAATCTTTCATTTGTTCTCTCCTGAAAAAATCTTTATTCATATTTTTCAATTAAACCACGGCATAAGATGTAAATACTTCGCTTTACAAATAAGAATTTATGCCTAGTCTGAATAATAATTGTGCCCAATTACACCACCTAAATAGGTTAGGTATATTTAGCACTTGCGCCTTTTCATATCCTCTTCATAGGCAGCCAAAATTCTCTGATATTCTTTTGGGTCATCATTCTCACAGTCCAGTTTTATCACCCGATCGGCAATAGGTTCTAAAGAATCTGGATTGTACCAAGGCTCCTTAATTGTAAGATATGTGATTTTTTTGGTTTTTTGACGTTTAGCCATTTCTTTTAACATCTGAATTTCTTTTTCATTTTTTGTTACACTTTGAATCGGCCATATAATCATAAAGTCAAACGCATAATCATCGTATTTTTCACTATTGCTTTTAGTGGTTAAATTATCAAAGAAAATTGTTAGATTTGATAATTTCATTCCTTGTCCATATTTCTTCGGTACGTTAACCTTATAGAGTTCCGCCCAACGGAAGAAGTTCTCCATTCCATCTTTTGATGTATGAATTAGATTAATCAGCCCTTTCAAATTCCCTTGGGCATTTAAGGCTTTAAGAAGAGCCTGATGCTTTTCCTTGTCAGCAATACCTCGTAGCAATAATGTTTTTTCTGTTTCATTATTCATGAAATCTATAATCTGATCATATGCATTTTTTACGTCGGACATATTTTATCCACCCCTTCACTAATAAAAAATCACTATTGGTTTTTTGAATATACCCAAAATAAAATACTATCTGTTAATCTCAAACAAAACAGCGCGTCTTCAACTGTTGGCAATTCAATAGTATTCTCGTTCCTATGGGTCCCGTAATCAGACATCATAGAGTAAATCATATAAATTGTTTTTGTCTTTGTCAGCTTTCCCTCTTTATTTTCATTGAAAAAATCTGCTAAATCTTCTTTTTTCAGATCTGACTTAAGGGCCCTATCTAAGTCAGCGACTGATGCAGTTGCACTGTCTCCACTAGTGTTAAAGACACCCCTCATCCACTTTGCGAAATTTGTTTTCTATTTCCATGAATTTCTTTGGAAGTTCACCGTTAGCCCGAACATATCCACTCATCGTAAGAAAAAACTCTTCTTCAACAAAATTTAATTCTTTATCAAAGTACAAACAAAATGTGAATTTATCAGAATTGCTTGTCTCTTCGTCAGTCGCTGGAATATTATATTTTTTCCTTAGAATATCAATTACTTCTTGGAAGTTAAAAATGTTGAAATACAACACTAATCCTGATTTCTCAAAATCCTTCTCTGAACTTTTTTGTAGTTGTTCATTTAGAAACTCTAAAAAGAAATTAAACCAATCATTTGGCTTTGTAGTCAATGTGTTTAATTTTTCATCCTTTTTATCTATAGAACCTTCGGACAATTGCTCTATCGTTTATCCAAGCATTTAAAATATCTTCTTTTTTATTCATGATTTTTTTCTCTTCCCCACTTACAGTACATGATTTTATCTATTAGAAATTGATTTTCGCTAATTTGCGATTTATCTCTGCTTTATAAAAATACTCTGTATCAAACTTTCTACCACCGGTGTCCTTTTTTGCCCATGAAAGTATTTCATCATATGCTACATGATTTGGATCATTGATGATATTTAAAAGCTCTTTGTAACCACCTTCACCGTCAATATCTTCAGGCGGACGATAGTGTTTACCATGCATACATATTGGATGTTTCAGTTCTTCATCGAAACCCCCAACTTTCCTCAACAATAATACAATTTCATGTATACATGAATCCAAAAATCATACTCGTATAAAAACTGATTGTACTCTTTTTTATCAATTATTCATCTTTTCTTTACAGATTCTTCTTTTTTCTGTTTCCCCTTCTCTTACCTTTTCCTTATCCGTGTAATGAACCTTCTTTCATTCTAGCTAAAATTTAGTTTCACTACGAAACTCATATTTTTACTTTTATCCTATTATCAATAGTATTTTTGACTATAAGGTGCTGTGAGTTGTAAACATAAAATAACTTCTACCTCTTATGGAGGGGATTATTTTACGTTTAGTTTAATCTACATTTTAAAATTACTATTTTTTGGAGTAAAATATTTCATTTCAAACTGTGAATAGTTATGTACAACCAAGTTTATTGACTTATTAAAATCCCCTTCTGTTTTCCTTTATAGGTCACATCAAAGGCTCCAAACTCTATGAGCTTATTAGCTTCATTTGTTCTTTCTGTTTCCTCTCGAATTAATTTAATATCTTTTTGAGTCAATCCAATATCTAAAATAGAGATTGATGGCATATTATCTACATCCCCATATTTCAAAAGTTATTTGTTACCGATGCTATTTGTTTCACTTCATTATAAAGCTTATCGGTCATATCGTAACATTCAATAAGGGAAAGACCGAGTACTTCAAAAATACGATTAACCTTTTTGGCATATTTTTCTGGCTTATGTTCAAAAGTTTCAAGCAGTTTGATAGCTTTCTTTTCGTTTATACAATAAGCATTATTACATGCAAATAATACTTGATTTAAACATGAAACTATACGAAAAACATGGCCAGCAATATAATATTTATCATCTGTTCCTGCATTTGCTTTTACAAACATTAAAGAGAACTCAGCTTCAAACATAAAGAAGTTTATCAAGCTCTTCTTTAGAGCAGTAGGATAAGTTTCTGCTTTTTTCTTCATTTCATTAAATATGCTATTTTTATTATAAAGTACTTTGCTGATTGCCAATTCTCCACGATACATGGCGCTAATATATCCATGGGGATGCCCCGTCTGATAATTGGTCGTAACAATTCCTTGCTCTGTATCTTTCATTATTTGTTCCACCCGTTTTATATCACGTAAAATCAAGTCAACATGATACCCGTTTATGACTAACCACCCACCGCCATTAACCCAATCACCCCACGATCCGGGAGGTACAACAAGGTTGCTTCTATGCTCATCATCCAACTCTGTAGCAAGTTGATTAATAGCATTCAGGTCAAATGATTCTGAATTGTAATAGATTCCGAAATCTATATCAGAATCCGCTGTATGAGTCCCTCTTGCACGTGAGCCTCCCAATACAATACCTTCTATGCAAGGCAAAGAAGATAATTTTTCTGTCACTGATTGAATAATATTATCTATCATACTGAATTACTCCTTTCAATATCAAAAGCTATATCTCATACCGAGATATGCCTTTTTTGCAATATGTTCCCTATGCTTTACGTATATTTCTATGGAAAGGGAACCTACTTAGCGTTTAGATAAAATCCATAATCTCTTTCACTGGCCCACTTACAATCTATCATACGAAAAGTAAAATAATTATCGGACTAAGTTTAATTTCTTATCTTTGATTTCATAAATCACATCAGCCACATGATCAAGTAACCGTTTGTCATGGGTAATAAACACTATCGTTCCAGCATACTCCTTCATTAGTATTTCCAAGGCCTCTAAGCTTGGTATGTCAAGGAAGTTGCTCGGTTCATCCATTAGTAGGATGTTATATCTACCCATAAGCATTTTAGCTAGCAACAATTTAATAATTTCTCCGCCACTTAAAACAGATGAGCTTTTTCCATTATCGTTTTGTTTAAGCCCCATTGATGCTAGCACTGAACGAATTTCTGA comes from Bacillus andreraoultii and encodes:
- the mef(A) gene encoding macrolide efflux MFS transporter Mef(A) codes for the protein MEKYNNWKLKFYTIWAGQAVSLITSAILQMAIIFYLTEKTGSAMVLSMASLVGFLPYAVFGPAIGVLVDRHDRKKIMIGADLIIAAAGAVLAIVALYMELPIWMVMVVLFIRSIGTAFHTPALNAVTPLLVPEEQLTKCAGYSQSLQSISYIVSPAVAALLYSVWELNAIIAIDVLGAMIASITVAIVRIPKLGDQVQSLKPNFIREMKEGMAVLRQNKGLFALLLVGTLYMFVYMPINALYPLITMEYFNGTPMHISITEIAYASGMLIGGLLLGLFGNYQKRILLITASIFMMGISLTISGLLPQSGFFIFVVCCAIMGLSVPFYSGVQTALFQEKIKPEYLGRVFSLTGSIMSLAMPIGLILSGFIADRIGVNHWFLLSGILIIGIAIVCPMITEIRKLDLKQNS
- a CDS encoding IS1096 element passenger TnpR family protein, which codes for MDSCIHEIVLLLRKVGGFDEELKHPICMHGKHYRPPEDIDGEGGYKELLNIINDPNHVAYDEILSWAKKDTGGRKFDTEYFYKAEINRKLAKINF
- a CDS encoding nucleotidyltransferase domain-containing protein, translating into MIDNIIQSVTEKLSSLPCIEGIVLGGSRARGTHTADSDIDFGIYYNSESFDLNAINQLATELDDEHRSNLVVPPGSWGDWVNGGGWLVINGYHVDLILRDIKRVEQIMKDTEQGIVTTNYQTGHPHGYISAMYRGELAISKVLYNKNSIFNEMKKKAETYPTALKKSLINFFMFEAEFSLMFVKANAGTDDKYYIAGHVFRIVSCLNQVLFACNNAYCINEKKAIKLLETFEHKPEKYAKKVNRIFEVLGLSLIECYDMTDKLYNEVKQIASVTNNF